In Topomyia yanbarensis strain Yona2022 chromosome 2, ASM3024719v1, whole genome shotgun sequence, one DNA window encodes the following:
- the LOC131683986 gene encoding zinc finger protein 491-like — translation METSKATKTASFQHPSDAFWDFRFYSAAKSQNSLHKPMDIVPESCRLCLSANSPTFPIYERLSLAEIVELLQDLLGIQISNSEDYTNVCNECAMKAKLMYNISSEFRNSDKLFRSFLELKRSSQGIPLLDETKEAIEIVTVLPIEAVDDEMGIVISEEPVQEDELDRGTPEVLESELVYSSSGGEIDEDHEEGDNSFQDPDYSSDDEKLSNLKMLTCFICKEFTGIEKLLNVHLKEMHSTLSPYYCDRCLIGMEDLLAINHHYRTHDYPFGCLFCESLFGQEDDLLTHQESCLGYKCPQCSSHFKFLHDLKEHECKASKSSRMFGINTMIGSRRNQGRFIPQACGMCNEDFGKNCRLAQHFEREHGNFQLQLYRCDICPRKFTDLLAARVHRLVHKKSNEMKQRKIPAVERNDCMICSRVFKFNKELLAHVESEHADAGVEFHQCLKCDKKFTSEAKLLKHDYNTHQGKQPQFFCSFCGRVFNKKLGLRDHENIHRGIKEYHCLDCNKDFTYKSTYDRHMQVVHSDTKQFTCEYCHKSFKRKPTLKVHLRLHTGEKPYQCEYCSRRFVDPSSFHKHKQKEHGWKSSH, via the exons atGGAAACGTCAAAAGCTACCAAAACAGCATCTTTTCAACATCCAAGTGACGCCTTCTGGGATTTTAGATTTTATTCTGCTGCAAAATCGCAAAATTCATTGCATAAACCAATGGACATAGTTCCGGAGAGTTGCCGGCTATGCCTGTCGGCTAATTCACCAACATTTCCCATCTACGAACGGTTGAGTTTAGCTGAAATTGTCGAGCTTCTGCAGGATCTTCTTGGTATTCAG ATAAGCAACTCAGAAGACTACACTAATGTGTGCAACGAATGTGCGATGAAAGCTAAACTAATGTACAACATTTCCTCTGAATTTCGAAATTCGGATAAATTGTTCCGTTCCTTTCTGGA GCTAAAGCGATCATCGCAAGGAATACCCCTTTTAGATGAAACAAAAGAAGCAATCGAGATTGTAACTGTATTGCCTATAGAAGCAGTGGATGATGAGATGGGTATTGTTATTTCAGAGGAACCAGTACAGGAAGATGAACTCGATAGAGGAACGCCAGAAGTACTCGAGTCGGAACTCGTCTATTCTAGCAGTGGTGGAGAAATAGATGAAGATCACGAGGAAGGTGATAACTCCTTCCAGGATCCCGACTATTCAAGCGATGATGAAAAATTATCCAATCTGAAAATGCTCACATGCTTTATATGCAAAGAATTTACCGGCATTGAGAAATTGCTCAATGTTCATTTGAAGGAAATGCACAGCACGTTGTCGCCCTACTATTGTGACAGATGTCTGATAGGGATGGAAGATCTATTGGCTATCAACCATCACTACCGAACGCACGATTACCCCTTTGGTTGTCTTTTCTGTGAATCTCTTTTCGGACAGGAAGATGATTTGTTGACGCATCAAGAATCTTGCCTCGGTTACAAGTGTCCGCAGTGTTCTAGTCATTTCAAGTTCCTGCATGATTTGAAAGAGCACGAATGCAAGGCTAGCAAATCGTCACGGATGTTTGGAATCAATACAATGATCGGTAGCCGTCGCAATCAGGGTCGCTTTATTCCACAGGCATGTGGAATGTGTAATGAAGATTTCGGTAAAAATTGTCGCTTAGCGCAACACTTTGAACGTGAGCATGGCAACTTTCAGCTACAGCTGTATAGATGCGATATTTGTCCGCGAAAATTCACTGATCTACTAGCAGCAAGAGTCCACCGGCTAGTTCACAAAAAGAGTAATGAAATGAAGCAACGGAAGATTCCGGCAGTAGAGCGCAATGATTGTATGATTTGTTCGAGAGTATTCAAATTTAACAAGGAACTGTTGGCTCACGTTGAATCAGAACATGCCGACGCGGGTGTGGAATTCCATCAATGTCTCAAATGTGACAAAAAGTTCACCTCGGAGGCGAAGCTGCTCAAGCACGACTACAATACACACCAGGGTAAACAGCCgcaatttttctgctccttTTGTGGTCGAGTTTTCAACAAGAAGCTGGGACTGCGCGATCACGAGAATATCCATCGCGGAATAAAGGAGTATCACTGCCTAGACTGCAATAAG GATTTCACGTACAAAAGTACCTACGATCGGCATATGCAGGTTGTTCACAGCGATACGAAACAGTTCACCTGCGAATACTGTCACAAGAG TTTCAAGCGGAAACCAACGCTCAAGGTTCATTTAAGGCTGCACACCGGAGAAAAG